The following DNA comes from Castor canadensis chromosome 4, mCasCan1.hap1v2, whole genome shotgun sequence.
aaataattttgacttgATTTCAAGAAAGCGTCTTTGGGAGCCAAGGATCTCTGGACGATACTTGTAGTGCTGCTGCTATAGTAAATGACTGTTAACTAGATTTCTACGTGCTTTTGCTTTGGATTGTCTGGATCAGAATTCCTACTTCCTTTCTGGGTGccatttaatattattttgtgtCATAGTTTTCTTAAATGAGGCTACTTATGAGCCCTATCTTATATGGATTGTTAGAACTACATAAATAAGGAATGATGTGATAGTAAGTACTTAATGAGATGCTGTCTCCTTGTCCTTTCAAATTTTTAGTCCTGTTATGTTACCTTTGCTCATAATTTTCCACTGGTTTCCAGCCTCACTTAAGGTAAAAACCAAAGTATTTGCAGTGACTTTTATAAGGTTTTCCTTTGTGATCTGCTGTATTGTTACCTCTCTGTTCTCATCTACTTGTCCTGATCCCAAATCCCATTAGCTCACTGAGCAAAAAGTAGCATTTGTGCTGTTCATTCAACACTAGCTCCTGCTTTCTCAGGGCCTTTGGACTTGCTATTCTTCACCTAATATCCACTTTTTTAGATACTGAcatgatttattctttctttcctttagatttttttctttaatatctatcaCCTATGTGaaatcttttttcatttaacCCTTCTACAAACTTGATTcctctttctgcttatttttgaaaTCTGCATAGGATTTTGTGTTTTCTAACACTAGGAATTtgcttgtcttccttatttttagAACTTAGACTCCATTAgggatggttttgttttgttttacttaaatttttttaaatctccttaaTACCAAGTTTGATGCTTAATACATTTATTTCGTActagaaaatatttcttgattgagtgaattattataaaaatgaaaggaaaatagttTATGCTTTTCAGAAATGCATAGTTTTCATTGGATAGGCCCTCTGAGATAAAATGAACATACATCTAAGCGTGGTGGCACATGGTCCTCCACCAGGAGTATCATGAATtcgggtcagcctgggctacatcgtgAAACTCTGTGTCAcaaatgaaacaacaacaaaaaaaccaaacaaaacaaagaagtgtTTGACTTGGTATGTTGGACTTATTAAGTGGTAGCTATTATTAAAGGATTAGAAACCATAGGTTAAGACATTTTCGATAGAAATAACCTAAGTTTAAAAAAACCTGCATTCACAGTTTAGAGGGTGTGGGAGATCCTGTTGAGCGGCACACTTGTATTTGGACTTTGCTCTGTGGTAATGAgcagtttgtttttgatttgcaatttTGGAGACAGCTGACCTTGTCTCCCAGGCTTTTTATCCCAGGCTGGACTCTTGAACCTCTtgctcagcctcccaggtgctgggattcaGGCACAAGCTACCATGTTTGGTTCTGAGCAGTTATTGCATAGTTTTAAAGTACTGTATGAAAGTGGTAGGCTTGGAAGATGAAATCAACGGAAGTCCTTAGGTTGATTGAGAAATTCTTCTGATATCTTAACtacaaattaataaaacattggcacatttaaaatatataataaaacaattgGAAAATCATAAACTATGCCCAATTACTAATAACTTTGTCTCATTGTGTGTTAGTGTCAAATTGCCATTTGATCACAGTTGTATGTTTTGAGCTATTTATGTAATTGCCAATGTTTAAtacactttttcctttgaaacaaaGATCCTTGCTTTAAAGTAAACCAATGTGTTTATATTGGTAACTAACTAACTATATGCTAAACTAACTAACTATATACTAAATATACTAATATAGGGCAAAGTATGTTTAGTCCAGCAAGTATTGGTCAACCACGAAAGACGACACTATCTCCTGCCCAGTTGGATCCCTTTTATACTCAAGGAGATTCTCTGACTTCAGAAGATCACCTCGATGACACTTGGGTGACTGTGTTTGGGTAAGGTTtttgtaccttttaaaaatattttctctccccCAGCATTTGATAGTATTACCAAACAGTGCATGAAAGTTGAAAATCTTGGGCAGGAAACACTCATAATACCTACCACCTAAATTTTTATAGTTGTTAACAGTTTACTGCTTTATGATCTGTCTGTCATCTCTTAAACGTATTTATTAGTTTTTAGAGTAGGGCTGTCCCTTTAGACTTAGGGTGCGAAGGGCCTTTCCCACTTTCTGGTGGCTTACTATTTCTCTACTTCCACTGGACTTTACCagttttaaattaacaaaattgaACTTCATTTGTATGCATGCATTATATCATAGGGTTGTTACATTCTAGTCCCAGAATATTAAAATTAGAAGCAGAAGATGACAGTCCTAGAATTATTTAGAATAGtttttacagtaaaaaaaaataaaataaaataatactttaaaatcacTTTAGAGAGCATACTGTGTAATTTCTTACTCTTACTGGAGTAAAGACAAATTAAGTGGTTAGTTCAGAGTATCACTGGTGAATAGCAAAGCTTTAGCAGATAActccagttttttttaaattcaagctGATATTTAGAGTATGCTGTATATGGTTTATTTATCATATTATGTTTTGCCATACTTATATTCGGCCttactatatttatttttggagTAAAATATACAAAGATTATACACAAGCTCCTTGAAGGAAGAAGAATGCACAGAAAATGTTCTGTGGATTTTacgtatttatttaaaattaaaaaattcaaatttatgtAAGAATGTATGATAGAATcttccattttactttggttcctagctataattttgtttttaaggcaTCGAttgccacctttttttttttcctgtgattctATACGTTATTGATTCCATTTTTGATAAAAGGGTCATTTCATTCCCTTGttctctgaaaaaaacaaaaaaaccaaaaaaaactaaTGTTCTGCCCTATCCCTATACCATTTTGGCTGGCTTCTTgagttttttccccttgttttatatttgaaaatttatattcttttataaaaatatctacATGTTTTTGAACATGTATGTCTAttcctgagtctttttttttttaggctcaATAGTAACTGTCACTTTCAAGATTCTtaattatgtattatttaaagtatttttttcctatttaagacATTCTCCACTTGTGTATTTTGTTACTTTTATGTTTTAGTAATTCTCTATATGAGTTTAGTTGCAATACTGACGTATTCTCGTTTAAGTGAGAAGGCATTTTATTTTGGTCATTTATAGGGAACTATTTTTAAAGTGCTTCGTGTatcctttctttgatttttttttttttttttgtgctatcaTTCATTGTTTTGGGTGATCCTTTAAGGAGTATTGGGATGTTAGTTTCTACTCAAAGTGGTCCTAGAGTGATAgaattcagttttatttcttaggTACTATCCTAATTTGaaattatgtttttccttttaatttttgtggGCTGAGGTACTCTGCctcatttcttttcccttggGGTTAGAATTCCATTTCCAGAGATgtataagtaaattaaaaataaaatcccagtTCTGAATGTAGTGAATACACATAAattttaatgtgcttaattttcattgatattttgacTCATTTAGTGTTCTAGTCCAACTCTAGATTACTTTATGTATGTGGCTAAAGAACTTCCAGATAAATGATTTTTATACTGCTGATAGCTATTGTTTTCAAATAGAAAATAGCCTTATTGTTTAGACTATAAAAGTAGTAATCTTATtgcaaaatattcagatcacacaGAACTTTATAAGGAATTTTCCCTTATAAAGATATGGCATTAAATTTTTGATTACCCTTCTTTTAAATGATTCTATATCATTGTTATTGgtgttgaattttttgtttgtctgtttgagGGCTAAATTTCAGAAAACTTAGGTAGTACTCAGGTAACgatgtaatttaaaattctttcccttaTAATAACCATATATACCTAAATGTTGCTTATGAACACACCTGCTGTAAAATACATTATCTACAGAAGTATAGCTTCATAGGTGCTTTGGAAGATCTGTGATAATGGCTATGAGagtgagaattttgaaaatttcagATACAGGATCTGGGGATGGAGCATAGCTGAGTCAAAACTAACTTTAAgatatttccctttgagaaaagaaaaaagctatttGCCTGGTCATTTACAGAGTCAGCTTGCGTAGAAGAAACCAGGATGGTTTGGGTTATCTTCTTAATGTTCTAGATAGTTAGGGGGaataatttatttagaaatacttGTAACTATGGTAACTTGCTTTTGTATCAATAGTGGAAGTTGATTGTTTTGCTTGGATAACTTTTTTTCAGGTTTCCGCAAGCATCTGCTTCCTATATACTGCTACAATTTGCACAATATGGAAATATCTTAAAACATGTGGTaaggcttactttttttttttttcaattttaagatTTTGGCTAAGGAAAAAGAAGCTGTGAATTAAGAGAAAACTATTTCTgaattttgtatgtatttttaaatttaaatttttctttgtttaaaattttgtaagACTCAAAATTGCATAGttgaggaaaatgaataaaaacagaagatAAGTGAGTGAGAGTTTCAGGATCCATTCCTATTTTCTTAAATAGTTCAGTCTCTTAAAAAAGATGGATTATACCATGTATTATAGTACTACTTTCTAATTTGAGCTTGCTTTATTGGGAATAAAGGAAGAGGTGGAAGTTCTGAATTTATAGCTTTTAGAGGTTTTTATCTTATAGAGGACTTAAAACAATGTTTGTACTTTGCACAATACATATCAATTCTTTTTCCAGAACTGTAAACTAACTTCTACACAAAATTGTGttgatgaataaatttttaaaatttttcatagcaAGTGTCTTTTCATAAGATTTTTCATAGCAAGAATCTTTtacaagaaataattttcttttgagaattacttTACTTTCAGAGAATATTTGCCATATACTCTTATTTTCTAGAATTGAGAAGCTGGATAGAGATCATTGAAACTGTTTTCATAggatttttgttgatttctaataCAGTATTTTACAGAGCATCAAATAAAAAGTGCAAGTATAAAGtctcatgtttctattttttagtGAAATTTATTAGGTGtagattttatatgttttttatcTTAAGAGACTTCATTCTTTGCAGATGTCTAACACAGGAAATTGGATGCATATTCGTTATCAATCTAAACTGCAGGCCCGGAAAGCCTTAAGCAAAGATGGGAGGATATTTGGAGAATCCATCATGATTGGTGTGAAACCATGTATAGATAAAGTAAGTTTTTGGGCAATATGAAGAAATTAACTTAATCTATATGAAGAGCATAAGACAAATACTGACGTTGGTGATTATGTCACctggcctctctgtgcctcttttttaagataggattttAAAGTATTTCTTGTACTAAGCCAAAAATACTTAAATCATAAGACTTTGGAGATAATCAATCCCAACTCCTTcagttttaaattaagaaaagagaCCAAGAAGGCATAAATAACTTGTTCAGCTTTCTTAAAAATGAGGTCTAGGTTTTTAGGTCTCTTGACTACTAACCCATTCTCTGTTGTACAAAGCAACATCAAAAATTTTAGATACTTTAAAGGAATAGTGCTATTTTAGGATGAACTATTTCACAAAAATGGTAGCTGATGGTTAGCTTTTAAGTAGCTGAATCTTTTTGttactcttctttttcaaaatatttaaaattattttgtatttaaatcCTTATTAAACAATACTGAGTTCTGTGTGCTGCCTTGTTAGCAATCATTCTTTTGGGAACAGTGTCACCTTACAGAAGTAACTGTGCAAGTCTCAGGACTTTTCTAATAGCTATTTTGTTGCTAATGAGATTTTACAACATTATGTAACTGTGTAGAGGGGCTTTTTCTTGGTTGATGTGTTATCATCTCTTAGGACAACTGCattaagcatcttttaaaaagggctatcttgaagaaaaatcaaaacttgtGTAGTGAATCAATCATAACATGTgacaaaaacataaattaaaaaaataactaggtGTAGTTTAAACTTTCTTTCCTGGCTTATAAATCATTGTGTACATATTTCAATAAGTATATGCTAACTTTTTACTTCATACTGGACACTGTGCTTGTTCCTGGCAAGCTGTTAGCAAGCATGTTTCTGCCTTTACTAAGTGATTGTATAATTGCTGTATCGTATTGTGCTGTAACGGCTGTTCGCAGAGGGTAGAGGGTTCTTTGGGGTTACTGGGTACTAAATAGCTTTAGGCTTGGATTCTCACTTCCAATTCAGGTTTCCCCaagaattttctgtttttgtgcttgCTGAGTTTTCCTAGTATTTGCTAAGAGATTCTTATTCTTGTGGTTTATAGTTGTATTGGGGTTGTTTGAGGTAACTGAACTGAGATTTCTGGCTCTAATGCAGATCTCAGATGCTAGCCAAGAAGCATGTTCTCAAACCTAAAGTTATTTGAAGGTTAGTTACTTCAAATAAAGTATGCcttctttaataaaattttctttggaaGTTTTGTGCAATATTGAATAATATATGTTCTGTTTAAAATAAGggattgtttctttgtttctccaGAGTGTTATGGAAAGCAGTGATAGATGTGCTTTGTCATCTCCAACTCTAGCCTTTACACCACCAATCAAGACCTTAGGTACACCAACACAGCCTGGAAGTACTCCTAGGATTTCTACCATGAGACCTCTTGCTACAGCGTACAAAGCTTCTACTAGTGACTATCAGGTATTTGAAAGATTGGTTTCCTGGTGGGAGTCATTAAACTTCTTATATTTCCTGTTTTAAAGTTAGAATCTTAGATAGTTAGAAAGTGTTTTgaattctttaaaagtttaaaagtttgcctgggctggggatgtagctcagtgatagagtacttgccaacCATGTGCAAGGTCTTTGGTTTGATTCCCCaacatcataaaaacaaaaataaaaacaaacaaaaaaacaattccTTGCCATTTCTTAAACCTTTTTGCAGGTCTGTTGTTTTTCTAAGTTGTATTTGCATATATAACAAAGTGTCTATTGTGCACATTGCTGTCATGTTAGAATATTAAAATCCAGGTAAAACCgtaggggtggctcaagtggtagagcacttgctaagtTCAAGTTCAAACCTCGATAccaccagaaacaaacaaacaaaaaaccgtGTTAAATGATGACAAAACTGATGATATATCCCAAGTTATAAAACCTTAGGTTGGAGTAGCTTTGGTTATCAAAAGAAGGCGTTGGCCAGCTCTTACTATTCAGAAAGAAAGTGCTCATTTCAAACACGATTACAGTTCATGATGGTTTTTGTAGAACAGTGGAAGAAATTGTGACTTTTATTCAGTATATTGTTGTTCCTTATTAATTAGCAAGAGTTCTGAATTTAAATGCAGGTCTTTCTGATTTTCCTGAAGTTTGGAGATCATTATATAATTGATTTCTTTTAACCTGTATTTAAAAATCCCATTTCTTGTAGCATTTCAAATTTAGTTTTCTAATTGGAGGAAATGTTACTTGCTTTTCCAAAAGGAATGAGATTTTGCCATTCTTAGGAGCATAAAGATGTTTTAAATCccaaatttcccttttttttcctaaattttgatctttaaaatattctgttcAGTATTACAGCTGCATTTTAGTATTTAAATTAACCATTAATTGTAAAATTGACCATCCCTGAAGAAACTGTAacctaacatttctttttttcctatgtgtatgtgtgtttttttttttttttaaacaggttaTTTCTGACAgacaaacaccaaaaaaagatgaaagtctTGTATCCAAAGCAATGGAGTACATGTTTGGCTGGTAGTATAATAAGAGCTAAGAACTCATCTACAAGGCGGAGGTTGCTACACTAAATCAGATTACTGCCAGTTTCCTTTGGTTAGTTGTATAACCATTGGTGGCAGTGTTAATTATCTATAGCAGCTATTTCTTTCAGAAGCCTCTTTCTTTAAGGATACAGCCTGTTTGTAGCTTGCACTTTAAAAAATGCTTGAGATACATtttgaagaaaactaaaaatcacTCTAAATAGGATTTGTGCTTTCTGTGATAGTGCATGCTTAAGCATAAAAAACTGTAAATTAAATGATTGATTTTTGTGGTGAGGCTTCCTAATCTTCATGAGAAGGTGGTAGATTTCATGAATGAGAACTACAACCACTTCTATTAAGACACAAAGATTATAATTAGTGATTTGAATTATGGTCTTTTATTTTAGatagtatttaatattttaattatctttgtaTATGTCCTGTCATGGATTGTCATCTTTTAGTGTTATAAAACtcaaacattctttttaaaaacct
Coding sequences within:
- the Nup35 gene encoding nucleoporin NUP35 isoform X1 — encoded protein: MAAFAVEPQAPALGSEPMMLGSPTSPKPGVNAQFLPGFLMGDLPAPVTPQPRSISGPSVGVVEMRSPLLAGGSPPQPVVPAHKDKSGAPPVRSIYDDISSPGLGATPLTSRRQTNISVMQSPLVGVTTTTPGTGQSMFSPASIGQPRKTTLSPAQLDPFYTQGDSLTSEDHLDDTWVTVFGFPQASASYILLQFAQYGNILKHVMSNTGNWMHIRYQSKLQARKALSKDGRIFGESIMIGVKPCIDKSVMESSDRCALSSPTLAFTPPIKTLGTPTQPGSTPRISTMRPLATAYKASTSDYQVISDRQTPKKDESLVSKAMEYMFGW
- the Nup35 gene encoding nucleoporin NUP35 isoform X2, which translates into the protein MMLGSPTSPKPGVNAQFLPGFLMGDLPAPVTPQPRSISGPSVGVVEMRSPLLAGGSPPQPVVPAHKDKSGAPPVRSIYDDISSPGLGATPLTSRRQTNISVMQSPLVGVTTTTPGTGQSMFSPASIGQPRKTTLSPAQLDPFYTQGDSLTSEDHLDDTWVTVFGFPQASASYILLQFAQYGNILKHVMSNTGNWMHIRYQSKLQARKALSKDGRIFGESIMIGVKPCIDKSVMESSDRCALSSPTLAFTPPIKTLGTPTQPGSTPRISTMRPLATAYKASTSDYQVISDRQTPKKDESLVSKAMEYMFGW